In a single window of the Biomphalaria glabrata chromosome 5, xgBioGlab47.1, whole genome shotgun sequence genome:
- the LOC106060429 gene encoding digestive cysteine proteinase 2-like, whose product MAIYLLSFLSCLFVFSWAVDPPVYKDTYKAEGFIRLPYAEIVEPFRAYLDTPNARSRVDYYDGIQRTLQFSNAPGLPYGTNLKVIPFTTQSIYNQVSCFAVNGTSDNPATLTTIIPDLTGFSYLGQQWLEGRRVEAFQKVVTDGKKISTYTFWATSPDQIPVRYEMMGYDSLLGSHFDKYYVDYARWESPARFNDDDFAIPKNLTCQAFPGPGSEHVVLMNPIREYVHHQDDHIHEGFEIFKKSHKKQYKSDEHDSRKHVYRQNLRYIHSKNRAGLTYTLAVNHLADRTAKEMKALRGYRYSHVEHGGKKFSMNEMNKQDVPDQWDWRLLGAVTPVKDQAICGSCWSFGTTGTIEGANFLKTGNLVRLSQQQLIDCSWGFGNNGCDGGEDFRAYSYIMQNGGLTSEEQYGQYLAIDGFCLSKLVKPVVQLANFTTLPQGDLSALKVAVFNKGPISVAIDASHKSLSFYANGVYYEPECRSDPDGLDHAVLAVGYGTLNGEDYWLVKNSWSTYWGNDGYVLMSQKNNNCGVTTAATYVEIK is encoded by the exons ATGGCGATATAccttctttcatttctttcctgTTTGT tTGTATTCTCGTGGGCAGTAGACCCTCCTGTCTACAAAGATACTTACAAAGCTGAGGGATTTATTCGTCTTCCTTATGCTGAAATAGTAGAACCATTTAGGGCTTATCTTGATACGCCAAATGCCCGTAGCAGAGTTGATTACTATGATG GCATTCAAAGAACTCTTCAGTTTAGCAATGCCCCTGGTCTACCATATGGTACAAACTTGAAGGTTATTCCATTTACAACACAGTCCATTTATAATCAAGTCTCATGCTTTGCTGTGAATGGGACATCAGATAATCCAGCCACTCTAACCACTATAATTCCTGATCTAACTGGATTTTCT TATCTGGGTCAGCAATGGCTAGAGGGACGTCGTGTAGAGGCTTTCCAAAAGGTTGTTACAGATGGTAAAAag ATTAGCACATATACATTCTGGGCAACATCTCCTGATCAAATCCCAGTACGTTATGAAATGATGGGCTATGACTCGCTTTTAGGATCTCACTTTGATAAATATTATGTAGATTATGCCAGATGGGAGTCACCAGCAAGGTTCAATGATGATGATTTTGCTATCCCCAAAA atttgacATGTCAAGCCTTTCCTGGACCAGGAAGTGAGCATGTTGTACTGATGAATCCTATTCGTGAATATGTCCACCATCAAGATGACCATATTCATGAAGGTTTTGAAATTTTCAAGAAATCTCACAAAAAACAGTATAAATCAGATGAACATGACTCCCGAAAACATGTTTACAGACAAAACTTAAg GTACATCCACTCAAAGAACAGAGCTGGTCTCACCTATACCTTAGCTGTGAATCATCTTGCCGATCGTACTGCTAAAGAAATGAAAGCTTTAAGAGGATATCGTTATTCACATGTTGAGCATGGTGGTAAAAAGTTTTCAATGAACGAAATGAACAAGCAGGATGTTCCTGATCAGTGGGATTGGAGGCTTCTGG gtgCTGTTACTCCAGTAAAAGATCAAGCCATATGTGGTTCTTGTTGGAGCTTTGGTACAACAGGCACTATTGAGGGAGCAAATTTCCTGAAG acTGGCAATTTGGTTAGACTATCTCAACAGCAATTGATTGATTGCTCCTGGGGATTCGGTAATAATGGCTGTGATGGAGGGGAAGATTTCCGTGCTTATAGTTACATCATGCAGAATGGAGGACTCACAAGTGAAGAACAATATGGACAGTATTTGGCCATT GATGGTTTCTGCTTGAGTAAACTTGTGAAGCCTGTTGTACAGCTTGCCAACTTTACTACCTTACCTCAAGGGGATTTGTCTGCTTTGAAGGTGGCTGTCTTTAACAAAGGTCCTATTTCAGTTGCCATTGATGCATCCCACAAGTCATTAAGCTTTTATGCCAATGGAGTCTACTATGAACCAGAATGCA gaagTGATCCTGATGGTCTAGATCATGCTGTACTTGCAGTAGGCTATGGTACCCTAAATGGAGAGGACTACTGGCTTGTCAAAAATTCATGGTCTACTTATTGGGGTAATGATGGTTATGTACTGATGTCTCAGAAAAATAACAACTGTGGTGTCACCACTGCAGCTACGTATGTTGAAATCAAATAG